One Nitrosomonas sp. PY1 DNA window includes the following coding sequences:
- the dnaX gene encoding DNA polymerase III subunit gamma/tau has protein sequence MSPTQALARKWRPKDFSQLTGQEHIVKALSNALQQNRLHHAYLLTGTRGVGKTTIARILAKSLNCETGITAKPCGICSICMQIDSGSFIDLVELDAASNTQVDNMRELLENAIYAPTSGRFKIYLIDEVHMLSKSAFNAMLKTLEEPPMHVKFVLATTDPQKIPVTVLSRCLQFNLKHIPQQQIADHLKYVLTQENITYAFPALQLIARAAQGSMRDALSLLDQAIAYSGENITEDNIQSMLGITSQDYLVNLLKALTQGDGAGMLSIADEIEAQCLSFDLVLQDLATLLHRIALAQTIPDKLNRDAHEYPAIALLAKAFSAEDIQLFYQIALHGRSDLSLAPDEYAGFTMTLMRMLAFNSDELAKNEYEKPSQPKGDLNKPENAIIKKSTSAVEQKVAPPTPSLHNTAFQSLNWTLLISQLNLSGMSKMLAQHSEAKFLPTEKIEIYVPEQHKHLLEKKYQDKIQTALNDYFSKPITLNFYIGTLTGITPLETHNLEAKEKQAQSIAHIEQDPIVQQLIENFDAKLVTSSIKPIKK, from the coding sequence GTGTCCCCTACTCAAGCCCTTGCGCGCAAATGGCGCCCTAAAGACTTTTCACAGCTCACCGGACAAGAGCACATTGTAAAGGCGCTGTCCAATGCACTGCAACAAAACCGATTGCATCATGCTTACTTACTGACGGGTACACGCGGCGTTGGGAAAACTACGATTGCGCGAATTCTTGCTAAATCATTAAACTGCGAAACAGGCATTACGGCAAAACCCTGCGGTATTTGCTCAATCTGTATGCAAATCGATTCCGGTAGTTTCATTGATCTTGTAGAACTGGATGCCGCGTCAAACACACAAGTGGACAACATGCGCGAGCTTCTCGAAAATGCGATATACGCACCAACCAGCGGACGCTTTAAAATTTACTTGATCGATGAAGTACATATGCTCTCCAAATCCGCATTCAATGCGATGTTGAAGACACTGGAAGAACCTCCGATGCATGTCAAATTCGTACTTGCAACGACCGATCCGCAGAAAATCCCTGTAACTGTTTTATCGCGATGCTTACAGTTTAATTTAAAACATATTCCACAGCAGCAGATTGCCGATCATCTTAAATATGTCCTCACTCAAGAAAACATAACATATGCTTTTCCAGCCCTACAACTGATCGCTCGAGCAGCGCAAGGAAGCATGCGTGATGCTTTGAGTTTGCTAGACCAAGCCATTGCATACAGTGGCGAGAATATCACTGAAGACAACATCCAAAGCATGCTAGGCATCACGAGCCAAGATTATCTCGTTAACTTACTGAAAGCCTTAACTCAAGGCGATGGCGCTGGGATGCTATCGATCGCTGATGAAATTGAAGCACAATGTCTTTCATTCGATCTTGTTTTGCAAGATCTTGCTACTCTTCTGCATCGCATCGCGTTGGCACAAACAATACCGGACAAACTCAATCGTGACGCACACGAATATCCAGCAATCGCACTGTTAGCAAAAGCTTTTTCTGCAGAGGACATTCAGTTATTTTATCAAATCGCATTGCATGGTCGCAGCGATTTAAGCCTGGCACCGGATGAATATGCTGGTTTTACTATGACGCTGATGCGTATGCTGGCTTTTAACTCGGATGAGTTGGCAAAAAATGAATATGAAAAACCCAGTCAACCTAAAGGCGATTTGAATAAACCTGAAAATGCGATAATCAAGAAGTCCACCTCAGCCGTAGAACAAAAGGTAGCACCCCCTACCCCAAGTTTGCACAATACTGCTTTTCAGAGTTTGAATTGGACATTATTAATATCCCAATTAAATCTGTCTGGGATGTCCAAAATGCTGGCCCAGCATAGCGAAGCAAAATTTTTACCAACAGAAAAAATAGAAATTTACGTACCAGAGCAACATAAGCATCTGCTAGAAAAAAAATATCAGGATAAAATTCAAACTGCGCTCAATGATTACTTTAGCAAACCCATAACACTCAATTTTTATATCGGTACGCTGACAGGGATAACACCGCTTGAAACACATAATCTCGAAGCTAAAGAAAAGCAAGCGCAATCGATTGCCCATATTGAACAAGATCCCATCGTTCAGCAATTGATTGAAAATTTTGATGCAAAACTAGTTACTTCTTCGATTAAACCAATTAAAAAATAA
- a CDS encoding TM0106 family RecB-like putative nuclease, whose amino-acid sequence MDKSSHQLFIKASDVSAWVTCHRRIWFDKHQPMVESELDAFTQFLFQAGLAHEAAILEKIAQQHPVCRAQSIDHTIDLMRQGVPVIYQARLIDVEAGLIGYPDFLIRNDNGAYQAADAKLSLSENKKTTQIQLGIYRRLLKNDLPAIVYLGDGRVAQLGDGNVDALVDQFFHSMQTLLSDNQPPIVRYSYSRCEICPYINRCLPEFIHKEDPSLLYGVDGNMADQLAQINISTISQLADSGAKSIPDLPHLKSEKKKNRAILQARSYLTGKLFQLDKIDLPGGTWIHFDIEDDPMTNSRNRHVYLWGFLIPSYTKSCFEYVWSDDESTDYDGWMSFLQKIEAYRNRYASIVIAHYSNHEKSTIKKYAERYSMLNNNTVSWLLGEDSPLFDLQKPILNSLVLPLQRYGLKDICKHPGLVNFQWENDESGSQWSVVQFKRFQSEEHLVAKTNIKETILNYNRDDVIATRRLELWIRELSVDGPK is encoded by the coding sequence ATGGATAAATCATCTCATCAACTATTTATTAAGGCCAGTGATGTCAGCGCTTGGGTAACGTGTCATCGGCGCATATGGTTTGATAAGCACCAACCTATGGTTGAGTCCGAATTGGATGCCTTTACGCAATTCCTGTTTCAAGCTGGGTTGGCGCATGAAGCGGCTATTCTGGAGAAAATAGCGCAGCAACATCCGGTTTGCCGCGCCCAATCGATCGACCATACAATCGATTTGATGCGGCAAGGAGTGCCTGTGATTTATCAAGCCCGCTTGATAGATGTTGAAGCCGGATTAATAGGTTATCCGGATTTTCTGATACGCAACGATAATGGCGCTTATCAAGCGGCGGATGCCAAACTTTCATTGAGCGAAAATAAGAAAACAACCCAAATACAACTGGGTATCTATCGTCGTTTGCTGAAAAATGATTTACCCGCAATAGTTTATTTAGGGGATGGTCGTGTTGCGCAGTTAGGCGACGGTAATGTCGATGCTTTGGTGGATCAATTTTTTCACAGTATGCAAACCCTATTAAGTGACAATCAACCACCTATTGTTCGGTATAGCTATAGCCGGTGCGAGATTTGTCCTTATATTAACCGATGCTTGCCGGAGTTTATACACAAAGAAGATCCATCGTTACTTTATGGCGTCGATGGAAATATGGCGGATCAATTGGCACAAATCAATATTTCAACGATTTCTCAATTGGCTGATAGTGGTGCAAAATCGATACCTGATCTTCCGCACCTAAAAAGTGAAAAAAAGAAAAATCGAGCTATTTTACAGGCACGATCATATTTAACCGGAAAGCTATTTCAGCTCGATAAAATCGATTTACCGGGAGGCACATGGATTCATTTCGATATTGAAGATGATCCGATGACGAACAGTAGGAATCGTCATGTTTATCTCTGGGGTTTTCTGATTCCCTCCTATACCAAATCGTGTTTTGAATATGTATGGAGTGATGATGAAAGCACAGATTATGACGGATGGATGAGTTTCTTACAGAAAATTGAAGCATACCGCAATCGCTATGCGTCTATCGTGATAGCTCATTATTCCAATCACGAGAAGTCAACTATCAAGAAATATGCAGAACGCTACTCCATGCTCAACAATAACACCGTATCTTGGCTATTGGGCGAGGATAGCCCTTTGTTTGATTTGCAAAAGCCGATATTAAATAGTTTGGTGCTACCTTTGCAACGATATGGATTAAAAGATATCTGTAAGCATCCCGGCCTTGTCAATTTTCAATGGGAAAATGATGAATCGGGATCGCAATGGTCGGTGGTGCAATTCAAGCGCTTTCAATCAGAAGAGCATTTGGTGGCTAAAACTAACATTAAGGAAACAATCTTGAACTATAACCGTGATGACGTGATTGCTACGAGAAGATTGGAATTATGGATAAGAGAATTATCTGTGGATGGTCCCAAATAA